A DNA window from Bacteroides cellulosilyticus contains the following coding sequences:
- a CDS encoding family 43 glycosylhydrolase — translation MKYIKYLGGFLLLAIICLPLLSQTKERWKDVNNEYINAHGGGVLFHNGLYYWFGEHRPENGFTTEVGVNCYASSDLQNWTHKGIALAVSEEPGSDIERGCIMERPKVIYNKKAGKFVMWFHLELKGQGYGPARAAVAVSDRPEGPYRFVRSGRVNPGIYPENMSEADRKLTWNMKKYKKWWTPEWYKAVNQGLFVKRDLEGGQMSRDMTLFVDDDGKAYHIYSSEENLTLHIAELTDDYLQHSGRYIRIFPGGHNEAPALFKKDNMYWMITSGCTGWDPNEARMFSASSIWGPWKQHPNPCRGQNSEKTFGGQSTFVLELPENRFIFMADVWKPKSLMYSGHIWLPIQFDEQGVPFIEWTDEVNLSAQSEWKQVWSDEFNTDGLPDTTVWSYDNGFARNEEAQWYQKGNAYCKDGKLIIEARKEKGRKNPWYEAGSNDWRKKREFIEYTSSCITTAGKKEFLYGRFEVRAKIPVSGGAWPAIWALGSGMEWPSCGEIDIMEYYRIKGEPHILANAAWGTDWQWNAKWNSKAIPFTHFTDKDPAWADKFHIWRMDWDETAIKIYLDDELLNEIPLSETVNGIIGKGTNPFRMPQYLLLNLALGGINGGEIDDKGIPMRYEIDYVRVYQK, via the coding sequence ATGAAATATATAAAGTATTTGGGAGGATTCTTATTATTGGCAATTATTTGTCTTCCTCTATTATCGCAGACTAAAGAACGGTGGAAAGATGTTAATAATGAATATATCAACGCCCATGGTGGCGGCGTTTTATTTCATAACGGATTATATTACTGGTTTGGCGAACATCGCCCTGAAAACGGTTTCACTACCGAAGTGGGAGTGAACTGTTATGCATCTTCCGATTTACAGAATTGGACTCACAAAGGCATAGCACTTGCCGTATCCGAAGAACCCGGAAGCGATATTGAACGTGGTTGCATCATGGAGCGCCCCAAAGTGATATATAATAAGAAGGCCGGGAAGTTTGTAATGTGGTTCCATCTGGAACTGAAAGGCCAAGGTTATGGACCCGCCCGCGCGGCTGTGGCCGTCAGTGACAGACCGGAGGGACCTTACCGCTTTGTTCGTTCCGGGCGGGTGAACCCTGGAATCTATCCGGAGAATATGTCTGAGGCAGATCGGAAGCTGACATGGAATATGAAGAAATATAAAAAGTGGTGGACTCCGGAGTGGTACAAGGCCGTTAATCAGGGACTGTTTGTGAAACGCGATTTAGAAGGCGGACAAATGTCTCGTGATATGACTTTATTTGTGGATGACGATGGTAAAGCTTATCACATTTATTCTTCAGAAGAGAATCTGACTCTGCATATTGCAGAACTGACAGATGATTATTTGCAGCATTCAGGGCGCTATATTCGTATCTTTCCCGGTGGACATAACGAAGCACCGGCCCTATTCAAAAAAGATAATATGTATTGGATGATTACTTCCGGATGTACCGGTTGGGATCCTAATGAAGCCCGTATGTTTTCAGCGTCTTCCATTTGGGGGCCGTGGAAGCAACATCCTAATCCATGCCGCGGACAGAACAGTGAGAAAACCTTTGGTGGACAAAGTACGTTCGTATTAGAGTTGCCGGAGAACCGCTTTATATTTATGGCTGATGTTTGGAAACCGAAGAGTCTGATGTATTCCGGGCATATTTGGCTGCCTATACAGTTTGATGAACAGGGTGTTCCGTTTATTGAGTGGACGGACGAGGTAAATCTGTCTGCTCAATCGGAGTGGAAACAGGTATGGAGTGATGAATTTAATACAGACGGTCTTCCGGATACGACTGTTTGGAGCTATGATAATGGTTTTGCACGCAATGAAGAAGCCCAGTGGTATCAGAAAGGTAATGCTTACTGCAAAGATGGAAAGCTGATTATTGAAGCACGAAAAGAAAAAGGACGTAAAAATCCCTGGTATGAGGCCGGAAGTAACGATTGGCGGAAGAAGCGGGAGTTCATTGAGTACACTTCCTCATGCATCACTACGGCCGGTAAGAAAGAGTTCCTGTATGGCAGATTCGAGGTTCGTGCCAAGATTCCCGTGAGCGGAGGGGCATGGCCGGCTATTTGGGCTTTGGGTAGCGGTATGGAATGGCCTTCGTGTGGTGAAATTGACATAATGGAATACTATCGTATTAAAGGTGAACCGCATATTCTGGCAAATGCTGCCTGGGGAACTGACTGGCAGTGGAATGCAAAATGGAATAGTAAAGCGATTCCTTTTACTCATTTTACAGATAAAGATCCGGCGTGGGCGGATAAGTTTCACATCTGGCGTATGGACTGGGATGAAACGGCCATTAAAATCTATCTGGATGATGAATTGCTGAATGAAATTCCTTTGAGCGAAACTGTTAACGGTATCATCGGAAAAGGAACGAATCCCTTCCGCATGCCACAATATCTTTTGCTGAACTTGGCTCTTGGTGGCATAAATGGTGGCGAAATTGATGATAAAGGTATTCCTATGCGTTATGAAATAGATTACGTTAGGGTATATCAGAAATAG
- a CDS encoding BT_3987 domain-containing protein: MNNKIKIWTALCAAVCAIAFGACDDDKDLSYKGSLDLNMLGIKQASEIWDGAQCNVSTNLKEPQAGEVQKVNNFNYRLNLALYQNREAEKDATVDLVVAVDSLNKAIANVGTSSVYDVYANALLLPEEYYNLSANKMQLNAGNTKSEEVELNVYSSQLIALVQEEYKKDMKFVLPVRIQNSTSYAINGKTNTIMFFFNVTYVDPGPEYVADGEGVPDDHTLEGGYKLLWHDEFNGTGAPNAEMWRFEEGFQRNEEDQWYKKENAEMKENALVFTAKQERVKNPNYNPNATGGNSWKQTREYAEYTSACVVATSNYAFKYGRLIVRAKIPIEQGGWPAIWSTGNWYEWPLGGEIDILEFYKEKIHANLCWGGSKRWDGSWNSANYPITDFTSKDAKWAEKYHIWRMDWDEKYIRIYLDDVLLNETDLSTTNNKGDHGAGDGGNINPYSNDMVGFGQLMMLNLAIGGVNGRPVEATFPLEYRVDYVRVYQK; the protein is encoded by the coding sequence ATGAATAATAAGATAAAAATCTGGACAGCTCTTTGTGCAGCTGTCTGTGCAATTGCTTTTGGGGCTTGTGATGACGATAAAGATCTCAGTTATAAAGGAAGCTTGGACTTGAATATGCTGGGAATTAAGCAAGCCAGTGAGATATGGGACGGAGCGCAATGCAATGTATCTACAAATCTGAAAGAACCGCAAGCTGGTGAAGTGCAGAAAGTCAATAATTTCAATTATCGGTTGAATCTGGCGCTTTATCAGAATCGGGAAGCCGAGAAAGATGCTACAGTCGATTTGGTAGTAGCTGTGGATTCGTTGAATAAAGCGATTGCCAATGTTGGCACCTCTTCAGTATATGACGTGTATGCCAATGCACTACTTTTGCCGGAAGAATATTATAACCTTTCTGCCAACAAAATGCAGCTTAATGCCGGTAATACAAAGTCGGAGGAAGTGGAACTGAATGTTTATTCAAGCCAATTGATTGCATTAGTTCAGGAGGAATACAAAAAGGATATGAAATTTGTGTTGCCTGTGCGAATTCAAAATTCAACTTCATACGCTATTAATGGAAAGACGAATACAATTATGTTCTTCTTTAATGTGACTTACGTAGATCCAGGACCAGAATATGTTGCTGACGGTGAAGGGGTCCCCGACGACCATACATTAGAAGGAGGTTATAAATTGTTGTGGCACGATGAGTTTAATGGAACAGGTGCGCCTAATGCAGAAATGTGGAGGTTTGAAGAAGGCTTCCAACGTAATGAAGAAGATCAGTGGTATAAGAAGGAAAATGCCGAGATGAAAGAAAATGCATTGGTCTTTACTGCGAAACAAGAACGTGTGAAGAATCCGAACTACAATCCGAATGCAACGGGTGGTAATTCCTGGAAGCAGACCCGTGAATATGCAGAATATACTTCCGCTTGTGTTGTTGCTACGAGCAATTATGCCTTTAAATATGGAAGATTAATTGTGCGTGCCAAAATACCTATCGAACAAGGCGGCTGGCCTGCAATATGGTCTACCGGTAACTGGTATGAATGGCCTTTAGGTGGTGAAATAGATATTCTTGAATTCTATAAAGAGAAAATTCATGCTAACCTTTGCTGGGGTGGAAGTAAACGGTGGGATGGAAGCTGGAATTCGGCAAATTATCCTATAACTGATTTTACTTCTAAAGATGCTAAGTGGGCAGAGAAATATCATATTTGGCGTATGGATTGGGATGAAAAATATATTCGTATCTATCTGGATGATGTACTTCTTAATGAAACAGATTTGAGTACAACTAATAATAAAGGCGATCATGGTGCCGGAGATGGTGGAAATATTAACCCATATTCAAATGATATGGTAGGTTTTGGTCAGCTTATGATGCTAAACTTGGCTATTGGTGGGGTTAATGGAAGACCTGTAGAAGCGACATTCCCGCTTGAATATCGTGTAGACTATGTGCGAGTTTATCAGAAATAA
- a CDS encoding discoidin domain-containing protein: MNLKFKYIIVAGLLVGMTGCDDKLETFEVAGSVTTPTALAASVVSSEALPGQIKLSWEAPAENAFDYLQIKYYDPLTKEDVCKIASVGTTEMLIDDTRARFGDYSFYFQTFNAAHQGSAVTEVKAKSGEAPATTTEKSRTEVKLAGDQLSTNAQEPTEGPIKNLIDGNSGTFFHTRWSSPQIELPHHIQIDFKESHENFAIYYQNRTDNTWTSDGRPSVVELQISNDAENWETVGTLSGLPSAHSTEYTSDFVMPGKTFTYFRFNVTATSGNTKYFNLAEFKFYDVEVEVYDPETVPLD; encoded by the coding sequence ATGAATTTGAAATTTAAATATATAATCGTTGCCGGGCTGTTGGTTGGAATGACAGGATGCGATGATAAATTAGAGACTTTTGAAGTGGCAGGGAGTGTAACAACTCCCACCGCTCTTGCAGCATCAGTCGTAAGTTCTGAGGCTTTGCCGGGACAAATCAAGTTGTCCTGGGAGGCACCTGCAGAGAATGCTTTTGACTATCTTCAAATAAAGTATTATGATCCGTTGACAAAAGAGGATGTTTGTAAGATAGCTTCTGTTGGCACAACTGAGATGTTGATAGATGATACACGTGCCCGTTTTGGAGATTACTCCTTTTATTTTCAAACCTTTAATGCTGCTCATCAGGGAAGTGCTGTGACGGAAGTGAAAGCTAAATCGGGAGAAGCTCCCGCTACTACAACGGAGAAATCCCGTACGGAAGTAAAGTTGGCTGGAGATCAACTAAGTACAAATGCTCAGGAACCTACCGAAGGCCCGATTAAAAATCTGATAGATGGCAATAGCGGGACATTCTTCCATACAAGATGGAGTAGTCCTCAGATAGAATTGCCTCATCATATTCAAATAGATTTTAAAGAAAGTCATGAGAATTTTGCTATTTACTATCAGAATCGTACTGACAATACCTGGACTTCGGATGGCCGTCCCTCAGTAGTGGAATTGCAGATTAGTAATGATGCGGAAAACTGGGAAACTGTGGGTACATTATCCGGTTTACCTTCCGCACATAGCACTGAATATACTTCTGATTTTGTGATGCCGGGAAAGACATTTACTTATTTCCGTTTTAATGTAACTGCAACTTCGGGTAATACTAAGTACTTTAATCTGGCTGAATTCAAGTTCTATGATGTAGAGGTTGAAGTTTATGATCCGGAAACGGTGCCTTTAGACTAA
- a CDS encoding RagB/SusD family nutrient uptake outer membrane protein, whose translation MKLKNICFGIVCAAALAGCTDKMDYHEYTSYDKEYVFSDFGRTSGFVNNIYSYLDYDLPGSGSLASACDEAEMALTYSSVLDYTNGNWNALNPKSLWNYYVLIRAVNYYLKNAKDLDFYDLRFTEDYEAQMNRFKRYQYEVRLLRAYYYFQLVRAYGDVPFTTSILTEAEANSLERTPASEIFDFIVSECDAVAPELPIDYSKLENDAAGNSEKPETGRVTQGTALALKARALLYRASKLFNESESKELYKEAAKANLDVINFCSKNGISLGKYTDLWGENNWKASEMIFVRRVGATTDPEVTNFPIGLENARSGNCPTQTLVDAYEMKNGSEPNPKDPYTGRDPRFAMTIAVNGDKWPNTNPNPLEIYVGGRNASPIPYATQTGYYLKKYVDGSTDISASTGSGGKVHSWVTFRLGEFLLNYAEATFKYFGGADNKDGELTMSAREAVNKIRKRTGVDMPEFPEGMSSDNFWKRYKNERMVELAFEGHRFWDVRRWKEGGFNSIARVVITKNTDDSFTYTRNTKSLVWDDKMYFYPIPDAERRKNPNLTQNPGW comes from the coding sequence ATGAAATTAAAGAATATATGTTTCGGTATTGTTTGTGCGGCAGCGTTAGCCGGATGTACAGACAAGATGGACTATCATGAATATACCAGCTACGATAAGGAGTATGTATTTTCTGACTTCGGCCGTACTTCCGGATTTGTGAATAACATCTATTCCTATTTGGACTATGATTTGCCCGGTTCAGGATCATTGGCATCCGCCTGTGATGAGGCAGAAATGGCATTGACTTATTCGAGCGTACTAGACTATACGAATGGAAACTGGAATGCGTTGAATCCGAAGTCGCTATGGAATTATTATGTACTTATTCGTGCGGTCAATTATTATCTGAAGAATGCAAAAGATCTGGATTTCTATGACTTGCGTTTTACAGAAGATTATGAAGCTCAAATGAATCGTTTTAAGCGTTACCAGTATGAGGTACGCCTATTACGCGCCTATTATTATTTCCAACTGGTACGTGCGTATGGTGATGTTCCTTTCACAACATCCATACTGACCGAGGCAGAAGCCAATAGTCTGGAACGTACACCTGCTTCGGAGATTTTTGATTTTATTGTGAGCGAATGTGATGCAGTGGCTCCGGAACTTCCGATAGATTACAGTAAACTTGAAAATGATGCTGCCGGTAATTCGGAAAAACCGGAAACCGGTCGTGTGACTCAAGGTACGGCATTGGCGCTGAAAGCACGTGCTTTGCTTTATCGTGCCAGTAAACTTTTCAATGAAAGTGAAAGCAAAGAACTCTATAAAGAGGCTGCAAAGGCTAATTTAGATGTAATAAACTTCTGTAGCAAGAATGGTATTTCTTTAGGAAAGTATACTGATTTGTGGGGTGAAAATAACTGGAAAGCATCTGAAATGATCTTTGTGCGTCGTGTAGGTGCAACGACTGATCCTGAAGTTACTAATTTTCCGATAGGTTTGGAAAATGCGCGATCAGGAAATTGCCCAACACAGACTTTGGTTGATGCTTATGAAATGAAGAATGGCAGTGAACCCAATCCGAAGGATCCGTATACAGGTAGAGATCCGCGTTTTGCTATGACGATTGCTGTGAATGGGGATAAATGGCCGAATACAAATCCTAATCCGCTGGAAATTTATGTGGGAGGTAGAAATGCTTCTCCTATTCCTTATGCAACTCAAACAGGCTACTATCTAAAAAAATATGTAGATGGTTCTACGGATATTAGTGCCAGCACTGGTAGTGGAGGTAAAGTGCATAGCTGGGTGACATTCCGTTTAGGAGAGTTTTTACTGAATTATGCGGAGGCCACATTCAAATATTTCGGAGGGGCTGATAACAAAGATGGTGAACTTACGATGTCAGCCCGTGAAGCCGTAAACAAAATCCGTAAACGGACAGGCGTAGACATGCCGGAATTCCCCGAAGGAATGAGTAGTGACAACTTCTGGAAGCGCTATAAGAATGAGCGTATGGTGGAATTGGCTTTTGAAGGACATCGTTTCTGGGATGTGCGCCGTTGGAAAGAAGGCGGTTTCAATAGTATTGCTCGTGTAGTGATAACAAAGAATACCGATGATTCATTCACTTATACCCGTAATACCAAATCATTGGTTTGGGATGATAAGATGTATTTTTATCCTATACCGGACGCAGAACGTCGTAAAAATCCGAACCTAACTCAGAATCCAGGTTGGTAA
- a CDS encoding hybrid sensor histidine kinase/response regulator transcription factor has protein sequence MKEKIWSFFFIFGVLFSMVCQAMVMPEPNSLAFKSSSILNSLPSKDVQSVYQDRDGYIWISTRNGLFQYDGYSITTYKSNLYRPDLLTNNNIYCVAEDAQHRLWIGTYSGLNVLDKQTGQIWKIDDPEINGIGISQILVTSDNRILFATEGGLLEYLEDGNRFSVFNQDNTGGVFPKTTVKSLFEDDRGDIWIGTWSQGLFRYEKRTGEYWKYPQMNSGNSAHVVFQDSHKNIWVGTWGAGLHLLHDAYNPEKTTWTTFTHDENRSGTISDNLIYAISEDLNTNSLWVGTRSGLSILSLRDMEMLHWSFENCYSGESENSITSSEVASLLRDRQGIMWVGMIGGGVNMANTRKAKFNLDRLSEAKRILKSNSVRSILLDDEGQLWMGISTYGFGVEDRRTGKFTHHGQMPDFSSYRGISTVMSIMQSPSTGHIWIGVYNGGAYEIDKSAPVGKRVKAYNSSNAPWMCNSCIYYICEDSKQNLWFATKSGVSMRAADGTPVRFDSLKVGDVAVRDMVVMQLVEGHDSEMWLASNTHGVIRIQGSGNSLSGYTFSGYSVSNGKLNSDYANCIYKDVEGRIWVGTGGSGLSLYDAVEDVFLPAHKLWNLPGDAVTNIQSDKKGNLWLGTNAGLLRLTVPRDLQNVTYRLYTTSDGLQDNIFNRGASFVASDGEMFFGGHRGYNSFYPDKQDEQVFSSPVVITDIKVFNQSWTALSDKERSEISNLSPRFTDKIVLDYKRNNFSIEFSALEYANPERNRYAYRLDGFDAGWQYTDASKRFAYYNNLKSGTYTFYVKSSNSNGIWDENIQTVKVVILPPPWKTWWAYTLYIIVLLGISWYIYRIVRNRIRLRNALHLREMEQAKSEEINHAKLQFFTNITHELLTPLTIISASVDELKQTAPAYKEQYDVMTHNINRLIRLLQQILEFRKAETGNLKLKVLQGDLVLFVRRSLDGFRPLMKKKDIRFTIQSDADKCLAFFDPDKLDKILYNLLSNASKYNKPGGKVGIELNCDEVNGIACIIVKDNGPGIPKESQKNLFKRFYEGDYRKFNTIGTGIGLSLVRDLVTLHHGSISVESEEGKGAAFKIQFPVHRFAYSEDEIDDAVTLLDSDGIDAVQEDVVITDAQADILEENLIPVEQSVAEKSHTLLLVEDNEDLLGLMVKLLGGDYTIHTATNGKEALEVVELEDIDLIVSDVMMPVMDGIEFCRNIKGNFDTSHIPLILLTAKKQEEDRVEAYESGADAFITKPFNLSVLHARIGNLLKSRERVMKDFKKQLVFEAKELNYTSMDEDFLQRAIDCVNRHLDDPNFDQTQFLEEMNTTKSTFFRKLKSLTGLTYVSFIRNIRMKAACRIMEEKKHVRISELAYAVGYNDPRYFSSIFKKEIGMQPSEYMERFTSGGTIEGE, from the coding sequence ATGAAAGAAAAGATCTGGAGTTTCTTCTTTATCTTTGGGGTATTGTTTTCCATGGTATGCCAAGCTATGGTGATGCCCGAACCTAATTCTTTGGCATTCAAATCTTCATCTATTCTGAACAGCTTGCCAAGCAAGGACGTACAGTCGGTTTACCAAGATAGGGATGGCTATATCTGGATATCTACCCGCAATGGGCTTTTCCAGTATGACGGCTATTCTATCACTACCTATAAATCCAATTTATACCGTCCGGATTTATTGACTAATAATAATATTTATTGTGTGGCAGAGGATGCACAACATCGGCTGTGGATTGGCACTTACAGCGGACTGAATGTTTTGGATAAGCAAACTGGACAGATTTGGAAAATAGATGATCCGGAAATAAATGGCATTGGCATATCCCAAATATTGGTGACAAGTGACAATCGTATTTTATTTGCTACAGAAGGAGGATTGCTCGAATATCTGGAGGATGGTAATCGTTTTTCTGTTTTTAATCAGGATAATACCGGTGGCGTTTTTCCTAAGACAACAGTAAAGTCTTTGTTTGAAGATGATCGGGGGGATATATGGATTGGTACATGGAGCCAGGGATTGTTCCGTTATGAAAAGAGAACCGGTGAATACTGGAAGTATCCGCAAATGAACTCTGGTAACTCAGCTCATGTTGTATTTCAGGATAGCCATAAAAATATATGGGTAGGAACCTGGGGGGCGGGATTACATTTGCTGCATGATGCTTATAATCCGGAGAAAACCACTTGGACAACATTCACCCATGATGAAAACAGGTCGGGTACAATTTCCGACAATCTGATTTATGCTATTTCCGAGGATCTCAATACGAATTCTTTATGGGTGGGGACTCGTAGTGGTCTAAGTATACTTTCATTGCGGGATATGGAGATGTTGCATTGGAGTTTTGAAAACTGTTATTCCGGTGAATCAGAAAACTCTATAACCAGTAGTGAGGTCGCTTCTTTGTTGCGTGACAGGCAAGGTATTATGTGGGTAGGTATGATTGGTGGTGGCGTCAATATGGCGAATACCCGTAAGGCAAAATTTAACCTTGATCGTCTATCTGAAGCAAAACGGATACTCAAGAGTAATTCTGTCCGTAGCATTCTGTTGGATGATGAAGGGCAACTTTGGATGGGAATCAGTACATACGGCTTTGGTGTGGAAGATCGCAGGACCGGGAAATTTACTCATCATGGTCAAATGCCCGACTTCAGTTCATATAGGGGGATTTCTACAGTAATGTCCATTATGCAATCTCCCTCTACTGGACATATATGGATTGGAGTGTACAACGGAGGAGCTTATGAAATAGATAAATCAGCTCCTGTAGGAAAGCGTGTGAAAGCATATAATTCTTCGAATGCTCCATGGATGTGCAATTCCTGTATCTATTATATTTGTGAAGACTCCAAGCAAAACCTATGGTTTGCCACTAAGAGTGGGGTTTCGATGCGTGCGGCGGATGGAACTCCGGTACGTTTCGATTCGTTGAAGGTTGGAGACGTGGCTGTGCGGGATATGGTGGTCATGCAACTTGTTGAAGGACATGACAGTGAGATGTGGCTGGCTTCCAATACACATGGAGTCATTCGCATTCAGGGTAGTGGGAATTCTTTAAGTGGATATACTTTCTCAGGCTATTCGGTTTCCAATGGAAAACTGAACAGTGATTATGCAAACTGCATTTATAAGGATGTTGAGGGACGTATTTGGGTAGGAACCGGTGGAAGCGGATTGAGTCTTTATGATGCTGTGGAAGATGTATTTTTGCCGGCACACAAATTGTGGAATCTGCCGGGAGATGCAGTAACCAATATTCAGAGCGATAAGAAAGGAAACCTTTGGCTGGGAACTAATGCTGGTCTGTTGCGCCTCACTGTGCCACGGGACTTGCAGAATGTGACTTATCGTCTTTATACTACTTCTGATGGCTTACAGGATAATATTTTCAATAGGGGAGCGTCATTTGTAGCTTCCGATGGAGAGATGTTCTTTGGAGGGCATCGGGGCTATAATAGTTTCTACCCTGATAAACAGGATGAACAGGTCTTTTCTTCTCCGGTTGTAATCACTGATATTAAAGTGTTTAATCAGTCTTGGACGGCTCTCTCTGACAAAGAACGTTCCGAAATATCGAATTTGTCACCAAGGTTCACAGATAAAATAGTCCTGGACTATAAGCGTAACAACTTTAGCATAGAGTTCTCCGCATTAGAGTATGCCAATCCCGAAAGGAATCGGTATGCTTACAGGTTGGATGGTTTTGATGCAGGCTGGCAATATACGGATGCATCCAAACGTTTTGCATATTACAATAACCTGAAGTCCGGCACCTATACTTTTTATGTGAAGTCTTCCAATTCAAACGGCATTTGGGACGAGAATATACAAACTGTTAAAGTCGTCATTCTGCCGCCACCTTGGAAAACCTGGTGGGCTTACACCTTATATATAATAGTACTTCTCGGTATCTCCTGGTATATTTACCGGATTGTCCGCAACCGTATCCGCCTGCGCAATGCCTTGCACCTGCGCGAGATGGAGCAGGCAAAATCGGAGGAAATAAATCATGCCAAACTGCAATTCTTCACAAATATCACACATGAGTTGCTGACTCCGCTGACCATTATTTCGGCTTCTGTGGATGAGCTGAAGCAGACGGCACCCGCTTATAAGGAGCAGTATGATGTGATGACACACAATATCAATCGATTGATACGTCTGCTGCAACAGATATTGGAGTTTCGTAAAGCGGAGACGGGTAACTTGAAGTTGAAGGTATTGCAAGGGGATTTGGTCTTGTTTGTACGCCGGAGTCTGGATGGTTTCCGCCCGTTGATGAAGAAGAAAGATATTCGTTTCACCATTCAAAGCGATGCGGATAAATGCTTGGCTTTCTTTGATCCGGATAAACTGGATAAAATATTATATAATCTGCTGTCCAATGCTTCCAAATATAACAAACCCGGTGGTAAGGTCGGAATTGAACTCAATTGTGATGAAGTTAACGGAATAGCTTGCATAATAGTGAAGGATAACGGTCCCGGTATTCCGAAAGAGTCGCAGAAGAACTTGTTTAAACGCTTTTATGAAGGAGATTATAGGAAGTTTAATACCATTGGTACGGGAATCGGGTTGTCGTTGGTGCGCGATTTGGTTACTCTGCATCATGGTTCCATATCGGTAGAGAGTGAAGAAGGTAAAGGGGCTGCTTTTAAGATACAATTCCCGGTTCATCGGTTTGCCTATTCGGAAGACGAGATAGATGATGCCGTGACTTTGTTGGATTCGGACGGAATAGATGCCGTGCAGGAAGATGTAGTGATAACGGATGCTCAGGCGGACATTTTGGAAGAAAATCTAATTCCGGTTGAACAAAGTGTAGCGGAGAAGAGTCACACCTTATTATTAGTTGAAGATAACGAAGACCTATTGGGCCTGATGGTGAAACTTCTGGGCGGTGATTATACAATTCATACTGCAACTAATGGCAAAGAAGCGCTTGAAGTCGTAGAATTGGAAGACATCGATCTGATTGTATCTGATGTAATGATGCCGGTGATGGACGGCATTGAGTTTTGCAGGAACATAAAAGGAAACTTCGATACTTCGCACATACCGTTAATTCTGCTGACAGCTAAAAAGCAGGAAGAGGACCGTGTGGAGGCCTATGAATCGGGAGCGGATGCTTTCATAACGAAACCGTTCAACCTGAGTGTGCTCCATGCCCGTATCGGCAATTTACTGAAGTCACGTGAACGGGTCATGAAAGACTTCAAGAAACAACTGGTGTTTGAGGCGAAAGAACTGAACTATACCAGTATGGACGAAGATTTCCTGCAACGTGCCATTGACTGTGTAAATCGCCATTTGGATGATCCGAATTTTGACCAAACTCAATTTCTGGAAGAAATGAATACTACTAAATCCACTTTCTTCCGTAAATTGAAGTCTCTTACCGGACTGACTTATGTTTCATTTATCCGCAATATTCGTATGAAGGCAGCGTGCCGGATTATGGAAGAGAAAAAGCATGTGCGTATCTCGGAATTAGCGTATGCGGTAGGGTATAACGACCCGCGCTATTTCAGTAGCATCTTTAAAAAAGAGATAGGAATGCAACCTTCTGAATATATGGAACGATTTACTTCGGGAGGAACGATTGAGGGAGAGTGA